The Procambarus clarkii isolate CNS0578487 chromosome 39, FALCON_Pclarkii_2.0, whole genome shotgun sequence genome window below encodes:
- the LOC138372767 gene encoding uncharacterized protein, translated as MCVEAILFEEVISTGSSSSSYKTSLNMDLPSTSKGLQGKFLRRCTNCKQCVHVRSNVCKFCQCDFRNSRELMKKEEEARFLLKGKKALERNTASRVLRRIENQLTYLRGCGYESIVIYYKKGPARVTHGILPNNVIQEEDKKIFTTNFFLSRTRKLDADKLTLGSEGDSDNALEKNPDELQVQQVHKVQKVPQVQEIQQLQKVPQVEHLQKVPPVQQGLPLAILQKQQEVQVVKFEPQGTTPGKQCSNNGMGILKYLRKQVKKDKQ; from the exons atgtgtgttgaagctattctctttgaagaagtcatctcgacaggatcttccagctccagctataaaacttcactaaacatggatctacctagtacatcaaagg gtcttcagggaaaattcttgaggagatgcacaaactgcaaacaatgtgtgcatgtccgaagcaatgtttgcaagttctgccagtgtgacttccgaaacagtagagaattaatgaagaaagaagaggaagcccgttttctacttaaaggcaagaaggctttagaacgaaatacagcaagccgggttctacgaaggattgaaaatcag cTAACATATCTGCGTGGCTGTGGGTATGAATCAATCGTTATCTATTACAAGAAAGGACCAGCACGGGTGACGCATGGTATCCTACCAAACAACGTAATAcaagaagaggacaagaagatcttcaccactaacttctttttgt cacgcacaaggaagcttgatgcagataaacttacattaggatcagaaggtgatagcgataatgccctggaaaaaaatcctgacgagctacaagtgcagcaggtgcataaagtccaaaaagtaccgcaggtgcaagaaattcaacaattacaaaaagttccgcaggtggaacatttacaaaaagttccgccggtgcaacaagggctaccattagcaatccttcagaaacagcaagaagtacaagtagtaaaatttgaaccacagggaactacaccaggaaaacagtgtagtaacaacggaatgggaattttaaaatacctgaggaaacaggtaaaaaaggacaaacaatag